A genomic region of Vitis vinifera cultivar Pinot Noir 40024 chromosome 7, ASM3070453v1 contains the following coding sequences:
- the LOC100264006 gene encoding WRKY transcription factor 23: MERSGVMKMEDPVGSWSFSDHAPDIPAVFDFSDEGEKGTLGFMELLSIQNYGPPLFDLVQLPSLEKPTGAAPAVPASSDVVNPPATPNSSSVSSASSHEQGSKAVEEEEEDEEEKKTKKELKPKKTTSQKRQREPRFAFMTKSEVDHLEDGYRWRKYGQKAVKNSPFPRSYYRCTSASCNVKKRVERCFKDPAIVVTTYEGQHTHPSPIMPRANPSSIATTFAGPRLQTTPFQHLHLHHHQQQQHPSFNDVPLLNYGHGSSFGSAARSVQERRSCAPTSALHRDHGLLQDIVPSHMRKEEEI; this comes from the exons ATGGAGAGGAGCGGGGTGATGAAAATGGAGGATCCAGTTGGTTCGTGGTCATTTTCAGATCACGCTCCGGATATTCCGGCCGTGTTTGACTTCTCCGACGAAGGCGAGAAGGGAACGCTAGGGTTCATGGAGTTACTGAGTATTCAAAATTATGGGCCGCCGTTGTTTGATTTGGTGCAGCTGCCGTCTTTGGAGAAACCGACGGGTGCAGCTCCGGCAGTGCCGGCGTCTTCTGACGTGGTGAATCCACCGGCCACGCCGAACTCGTCGTCGGTGTCGTCGGCGTCCAGTCATGAGCAAGGCAGCAAAGCAGttgaagaagaggaggaggatGAGGAAGAGAAGAAGACTAAGAAAGA GTTGAAGCCCAAGAAGACAACAAGTCAAAAGAGGCAGAGAGAACCGAGATTCGCCTTCATGACAAAGAGCGAGGTTGATCATCTGGAAGATGGGTACAGATGGAGAAAGTACGGCCAAAAAGCTGTGAAAAACAGCCCCTTTCCTAG GAGTTACTATCGTTGCACCAGTGCATCATGTAATGTGAAGAAACGAGTGGAGAGGTGTTTCAAGGATCCGGCCATTGTCGTAACCACCTACGAAGGTCAACACACCCACCCAAGCCCAATCATGCCTCGAGCAAACCCATCCTCCATTGCCACCACCTTTGCTGGCCCGAGGCTTCAAACGACGCCGTTTCAACACCtacacctccaccaccaccagcaACAGCAACATCCCTCTTTCAACGATGTTCCACTCTTGAATTATGGCCATGGCAGCAGCTTTGGGAGCGCCGCAAGGTCTGTTCAAGAGAGGCGTTCTTGCGCACCAACTTCTGCTTTGCATAGAGACCATGGCCTTCTTCAAGATATTGTGCCCTCCCATATGAGAAAGGAAGAGGAGATATGA